The following coding sequences are from one Hydra vulgaris chromosome 04, alternate assembly HydraT2T_AEP window:
- the LOC136079715 gene encoding uncharacterized protein LOC136079715, whose product MRFITSKRISSDSDTDNEEYPRKKSNLLQPPSPPLRINSNVQYNPSSSTSVQSLQITHCHWPCTTNFPVGFSVGHVSPAICNTPTTSSTSQHSPSTAHDTTLVSVAKVVPDIGQDIQADLCTLFTDVPSSSSLSAMSFHSGGSNLRPYLEAILKTVHEIKVTQTIHGNILNAFVQQKNVVSQASQLSRGIIPIKELHDFQLLNNQLKTDYNISKALASHLSSRGGRKVFEAVARMMKAMMPVNIALQFNYSGTNNKKGIKGTDFFIILCSAVQQNVLTSSATAKDIKIAIGKWFTGANLIMQNVKVL is encoded by the exons AT GCGTTTCATTACTTCAAAGCGAATTTCTTCAGATTCTGATACTGACAATGAAGAATATCCtagaaaaaagtcaaatttgCTGCAACCTCCCAGTCCACCTCTAAGAATAAATTCTAATGTTCAATATAATCCTTCCAGTTCTACATCTGTTCAATCATTACAAATCACTCATTGTCATTGGCCTTGTACAACAAATTTTCCTGTTGGTTTTTCTGTTGGACATGTTTCACCAGCCATCTGCAATACGCCTACTACTAGCTCAACCAGTCAGCATTCACCATCGACTGCTCATGACACAACTCTTGTTTCTGTAGCTAAAGTTGTTCCTGATATTGGCCAAGATATCCAAG CTGATCTGTGTACCTTGTTTACTGACGTGCCGAGCTCTTCGTCATTATCAGCAATGAGTTTTCATTCAGGAG GCTCGAATTTAAGACCTTATCTCGAAGCAATTCTAAAAACTGTACACGAAATAAAAGTCACCCAAACTATTcatggaaatattttaaatgcttttgtgcaacaaaaaaatgtggtaAGCCAAGCGTCACAACTTTCCCGTGGCATTATTCCTATAAAAGAACTCCATGACTTCCAGCTATTAAACAATCAGCTCAAAACAGACTACAACATTTCTAAAGCTCTG GCTTCTCATTTGAGCAGTCGTGGAGGACGGAAAGTTTTTGAAGCTGTAGCAAGGATGATGAAAGCAATGATGCCAGTTAACATAGCTCTCCAATTTAATTATAGTGGAACCAAcaataaaaaaggaataaagGGAActgattttttcattatattgtGCA GTGCTGTTCAACAAAATGTGCTAACTTCAAGTGCAACTGCGAAAGATATCAAGATAGCTATAGGCAAATGGTTTACTGGGGCGAATTTAATTATGCAAAATGTAAAGgttctttaa